In the uncultured Methanobacterium sp. genome, one interval contains:
- a CDS encoding AarF/ABC1/UbiB kinase family protein, protein MKPFSRKTVNYQRLKEIIQLLVKYEFTNLVGELELKGSRWGDLLYKYDSDLDLDATAPERLRMVFEELGPTFIKLGQMMSTRPDLVGQNMADEFTKLQDGTLPFDFDTVKMIVEGELGKPLNEAFQTFEEKQLAAASIGQVHRAVLPDGTMVAVKVQRPGIQDTVEQDILIMHHLADLINKRIPSLRIFNVPQIVDEFEKSIHKEMDYELEARNTQNFQANFAGNEGIRAPAIFPEYSTSLILTMEFIQGTKMSQVMENPEGFDNKIIAERVAKSYFQQILMDGFFHADPHPGNLYVLEDNVVCYIDFGMMGHIDQEFMQNLGELFIQVIEYKVDAVINQLIYMDIIDDSVDRTVLKRDIMDILDRFYGASLKDIHLGHILSELAIPLITKYQARVPPEFTLIARSVSMIEEVAYSLDGEFDATSQFKPMVKKLLLKKFNPKNMADLFKDNMFELEHLVKNMPRNLNRLVAKVENGEIKVRYSEELAEDIERTSNKLVVAIIIAALLIGSSWIIQINKGPMIWDMPLLGFLGFAASGVLGVGLIIYILRYRKI, encoded by the coding sequence ATGAAACCATTTTCCCGTAAAACAGTCAATTACCAGCGTTTAAAAGAAATCATCCAGTTACTGGTTAAATACGAGTTCACTAACCTGGTGGGTGAGTTGGAGCTTAAGGGATCTCGCTGGGGAGATTTATTGTATAAATATGATTCTGATCTTGATCTGGATGCCACCGCCCCGGAACGGTTGAGAATGGTTTTTGAGGAACTGGGGCCCACTTTTATTAAACTGGGGCAGATGATGAGCACTAGGCCGGATTTGGTTGGGCAAAATATGGCTGATGAGTTCACCAAACTCCAGGATGGTACACTGCCCTTTGATTTTGACACAGTGAAGATGATCGTGGAAGGTGAACTGGGCAAACCATTAAACGAAGCTTTCCAGACATTTGAAGAGAAACAACTCGCCGCAGCTTCAATTGGTCAGGTTCACCGTGCTGTGTTACCTGATGGAACCATGGTGGCAGTTAAAGTCCAGAGGCCGGGTATTCAGGATACTGTAGAGCAAGATATACTTATTATGCATCATCTGGCTGATTTAATTAACAAGAGAATTCCCAGTTTAAGAATTTTCAATGTTCCCCAGATTGTGGATGAGTTTGAAAAATCTATCCACAAGGAGATGGACTACGAACTGGAAGCCCGGAACACCCAGAACTTCCAGGCTAACTTTGCAGGGAATGAGGGTATTCGGGCACCGGCAATTTTCCCAGAATATTCCACTTCTCTGATTTTAACCATGGAATTCATCCAGGGAACCAAGATGAGTCAGGTGATGGAGAACCCGGAAGGGTTCGATAATAAGATCATTGCCGAAAGAGTGGCTAAATCCTATTTCCAGCAGATACTCATGGATGGATTTTTCCACGCAGACCCACATCCTGGTAATTTGTATGTTCTGGAGGATAACGTGGTCTGTTACATTGATTTTGGAATGATGGGCCATATTGACCAGGAGTTCATGCAGAACTTGGGAGAACTTTTCATTCAGGTGATTGAATACAAGGTGGATGCAGTTATCAACCAGCTGATCTACATGGACATCATAGATGATTCAGTGGATAGAACAGTTCTAAAAAGAGATATAATGGATATACTGGACCGTTTCTATGGTGCCAGTCTTAAGGATATTCACCTGGGACATATCCTGAGTGAACTGGCTATTCCCCTGATAACCAAGTACCAGGCACGGGTCCCGCCAGAATTCACCCTCATTGCCAGGTCAGTGTCCATGATTGAGGAGGTAGCCTACTCCCTTGACGGGGAATTTGATGCAACCAGCCAGTTCAAGCCAATGGTTAAAAAACTCCTCCTGAAAAAATTCAACCCCAAGAACATGGCTGATCTGTTCAAGGATAACATGTTCGAACTGGAACACCTGGTTAAGAACATGCCTCGTAACCTTAACCGGCTGGTGGCCAAGGTTGAAAACGGAGAGATAAAGGTACGCTACTCTGAGGAATTGGCAGAAGATATTGAAAGAACCAGTAATAAACTGGTGGTGGCCATAATCATCGCGGCCTTACTCATTGGTTCCTCTTGGATTATCCAGATAAACAAGGGCCCTATGATCTGGGACATGCCCCTCTTGGGATTTTTGGGCTTTGCAGCCAGTGGAGTACTGGGTGTGGGCCTCATAATTTATATTCTGCGTTACAGGAAGATTTAG
- a CDS encoding DUF4013 domain-containing protein: MDMGQIIGDAFKYPVSNWKRLLILGLIVLISQLLMEIIIGYGRVSSLLYFLLIPAFIAVFLTLGYQLRTIATSIIGENEPPEFNEWTKMFLDGLRVFIMSIAYGIIPTIILSVGFVMLLIGSSVGVVVMLVGAVLFIILGIISVMALSNMAYYNEIGAAFKFGEIKERIESIGWLEYIVMLILLAILYIILLVVGSLVTMIPYAGLVIASLVIYPFIYLFLYRAIGLIFKETVEDEGESIQNEIKDLPETEETNLD, translated from the coding sequence ATGGACATGGGTCAAATTATTGGAGATGCTTTTAAATATCCAGTTTCTAACTGGAAACGCTTGTTGATTTTAGGGCTAATAGTTTTAATATCCCAGCTTTTAATGGAAATTATAATTGGATATGGTCGTGTTTCTAGCTTGCTATATTTCCTCTTAATTCCTGCTTTTATAGCTGTTTTCCTAACATTGGGGTATCAACTCAGGACAATAGCAACATCCATAATTGGGGAAAATGAACCCCCTGAGTTTAATGAATGGACTAAAATGTTCCTGGATGGACTTAGAGTTTTCATTATGAGTATTGCTTATGGAATAATTCCCACCATTATTTTAAGTGTGGGGTTCGTCATGCTACTTATTGGATCTTCGGTAGGGGTGGTTGTTATGTTAGTGGGTGCAGTACTTTTCATCATCCTGGGGATAATATCCGTAATGGCCCTTTCTAACATGGCTTACTATAATGAAATAGGGGCAGCATTTAAATTCGGTGAAATCAAGGAGAGAATAGAAAGTATTGGCTGGTTAGAATACATAGTGATGTTGATTTTACTGGCAATTCTTTACATCATACTGTTAGTGGTGGGATCATTGGTAACAATGATACCATATGCAGGCCTGGTTATAGCAAGCCTCGTCATTTATCCATTCATCTACCTGTTCCTGTACAGGGCAATCGGATTAATCTTTAAAGAAACAGTGGAAGATGAAGGAGAATCGATTCAGAATGAAATTAAAGATCTCCCTGAAACAGAAGAAACCAACTTAGATTAA
- a CDS encoding flavin reductase family protein: MQLKNFKRESIIPLPVTFISTLSPDGVRNVAPYSCLMPILRPFDLICVATAGVMRDTFDNMKAREEFVISLPGMDLAGSVMPTAKFVPPEVNEYELAGLEEKPSQKIETPGVDGCYAWMECKLHKIVAEEYDNFPYALVVGKVVHLEVRDDIYNRENGSWDVEKAQPLMMTESNRGMHFCTVKDMDWFEPYGAMFPNGKDPLSGMYED; this comes from the coding sequence ATGCAGCTAAAAAACTTCAAAAGAGAATCCATAATACCCCTGCCTGTGACCTTCATTTCGACCCTCAGTCCAGATGGAGTGCGTAACGTGGCCCCGTATTCCTGTCTGATGCCCATTCTACGTCCGTTTGACCTGATATGTGTAGCCACTGCTGGGGTGATGAGGGATACCTTTGATAACATGAAAGCTCGGGAAGAATTCGTCATCAGCCTCCCAGGAATGGATCTGGCGGGTAGTGTAATGCCAACTGCTAAATTCGTGCCTCCAGAGGTGAATGAATACGAACTTGCAGGGTTAGAAGAAAAGCCCAGCCAGAAAATTGAAACACCGGGAGTAGACGGATGTTACGCCTGGATGGAATGCAAACTCCATAAGATCGTGGCTGAAGAATATGATAATTTCCCCTACGCACTGGTTGTGGGGAAAGTGGTACACCTGGAAGTACGTGATGATATTTACAACCGTGAAAATGGTTCATGGGATGTGGAAAAGGCCCAGCCATTGATGATGACGGAATCCAATAGGGGAATGCACTTCTGCACCGTGAAGGACATGGACTGGTTCGAACCCTACGGGGCAATGTTCCCTAATGGTAAGGATCCTCTCTCAGGAATGTACGAAGATTAA
- a CDS encoding FmdE family protein encodes MEDDKNCEIIPFSEVTKFHGHSCPGTAIGYRAAGIAICELSSRAEDEELVAIVENDSCSVDAIQVVTGCTMGKGNLIFKDHGKQVYTFMNRKTGKAMRISLKNNIDEIDPEFSKAREMAFSPSAGQEDKDEFQKAKDAFTEKILSDIPAQDLFKVESVEAEFPEEARIFKSIYCAKCGEPVAEHRARVENGEIVCLPCFNEYSRT; translated from the coding sequence ATGGAAGATGACAAAAACTGTGAAATAATTCCTTTTTCCGAAGTAACCAAATTCCATGGCCATTCATGTCCTGGAACAGCCATAGGCTACCGTGCCGCAGGAATAGCTATCTGTGAGTTATCTTCTCGGGCAGAAGATGAAGAACTGGTGGCTATCGTTGAAAATGATAGCTGCAGTGTGGATGCCATCCAGGTGGTAACTGGCTGCACCATGGGCAAGGGCAACCTCATATTCAAGGACCACGGTAAACAGGTATACACCTTCATGAACCGTAAAACAGGAAAGGCGATGCGCATATCACTGAAAAATAACATCGATGAAATTGACCCTGAATTTTCAAAGGCCCGTGAGATGGCATTTTCTCCTTCAGCAGGCCAGGAAGATAAGGATGAATTTCAAAAAGCCAAGGATGCATTCACTGAAAAGATTCTATCAGATATTCCCGCCCAGGACCTGTTCAAAGTGGAAAGTGTTGAAGCAGAGTTCCCAGAAGAAGCAAGGATATTCAAATCCATCTACTGTGCCAAGTGTGGGGAACCAGTAGCTGAACACCGGGCCCGGGTTGAAAATGGTGAAATAGTTTGTTTACCATGTTTCAATGAATATTCCCGGACATAA
- a CDS encoding DUF4013 domain-containing protein yields MNFSQVFKDAIIFPFTDFFKFLKVFILYLGCFLIIPGLMALGYSLRVIQSTIVGLDELPDFDNSGKLISDGLNYVGASIIYGIPSYVVILILIFSGVSNFATNLLFIAVLAIVGFIVNIVFLLALANMAFEDKFRAIFDYKKVFAMIKKIGWGYYISYLLVYTIIVQMLSLILTFTNLYLIGTIGLIGGMATYILLSFLFNAYLMVFGGRFRGLIYKKGIENQDNVD; encoded by the coding sequence ATGAATTTTAGTCAGGTCTTCAAAGATGCGATAATTTTTCCTTTTACGGATTTTTTTAAGTTTTTAAAGGTTTTTATCCTTTATTTAGGATGTTTTTTAATAATTCCTGGATTAATGGCATTGGGTTATTCATTAAGAGTAATTCAAAGTACCATTGTTGGATTGGATGAACTACCAGATTTTGATAATTCAGGGAAATTAATATCCGATGGTTTGAACTACGTGGGGGCAAGTATAATATACGGAATCCCCTCTTATGTTGTTATTTTAATTTTAATTTTCTCGGGCGTCTCGAATTTTGCCACGAATCTTCTTTTTATAGCGGTTTTGGCTATTGTGGGCTTCATCGTTAACATTGTATTTCTATTGGCCCTGGCAAATATGGCATTTGAAGACAAATTCCGTGCAATTTTTGATTATAAGAAAGTATTTGCCATGATAAAGAAAATTGGATGGGGATACTATATCTCTTACCTGTTAGTTTACACCATAATAGTGCAGATGCTGAGCTTAATTCTTACCTTTACCAATCTGTACCTAATTGGCACCATTGGTCTTATTGGGGGTATGGCAACATACATTTTGCTTTCTTTCTTATTTAATGCTTATTTAATGGTTTTTGGTGGACGTTTCAGGGGATTAATTTACAAGAAAGGAATTGAAAATCAGGATAATGTAGATTAA
- a CDS encoding TMEM175 family protein — MESESSSIFMDTKRLETLVDGIFAIAMTLLVLALAVPDITGPLSNAAVQNSLYSLIPSFYTLIMSFILLALFWSNHHRAFHKINEMNTPLLWINVIWLLFIVLVPFSASLTGKYGEFSISHIIFNLNMLGIALFLGFNWYYASRKKFIDEKVPPRDITVTIRTNVLFIVISLLALSLSFVLPRWSALVYLLIFPLEYMIGKM, encoded by the coding sequence ATGGAGTCTGAAAGTTCAAGTATATTTATGGATACGAAGCGTCTTGAAACATTGGTCGATGGAATATTTGCCATTGCTATGACTTTACTGGTTCTGGCTTTGGCTGTTCCGGATATTACCGGCCCATTATCTAATGCTGCAGTTCAAAATTCTCTTTATAGTCTTATACCAAGTTTTTACACTTTAATCATGAGTTTCATTCTCCTGGCACTATTTTGGAGTAATCATCATCGTGCTTTTCATAAGATAAATGAAATGAACACACCTTTATTATGGATAAATGTGATATGGCTCTTATTTATAGTACTGGTCCCATTTTCTGCTTCTTTAACCGGAAAATATGGGGAATTTTCCATTTCTCACATTATTTTCAATTTAAACATGTTGGGGATTGCACTCTTCCTGGGTTTTAACTGGTACTATGCAAGCAGGAAAAAATTTATCGATGAAAAAGTTCCTCCCAGAGATATAACCGTCACTATAAGGACCAACGTCCTGTTCATAGTTATCTCGCTCCTGGCACTATCACTCAGCTTTGTACTTCCCCGATGGAGTGCTTTAGTGTATTTACTGATCTTCCCATTGGAATATATGATCGGTAAAATGTGA
- a CDS encoding carboxymuconolactone decarboxylase family protein, which translates to MEQKTPNRFTEALGEEVDDAFKKLASQILKDGALTLKEKSLIALACAVAVKCEPCTRAHKKQALKTGATQKEIMEAAAVAGLVRMGSGFNTAYALLDDDETMKKFDYKATNNAEKKYDDKPDGSKSMERKPDGYLNRILENGPSNKIPK; encoded by the coding sequence ATGGAACAGAAAACTCCCAACCGGTTTACCGAGGCCCTTGGTGAAGAGGTGGATGATGCCTTCAAAAAACTGGCTTCGCAAATATTAAAAGATGGCGCCCTAACTCTCAAGGAAAAAAGTCTCATTGCCCTGGCATGCGCTGTTGCAGTTAAATGTGAACCTTGCACACGTGCACATAAAAAACAGGCCCTTAAAACTGGTGCAACCCAGAAAGAAATTATGGAAGCTGCTGCTGTTGCTGGCCTGGTGCGTATGGGTTCAGGGTTTAACACTGCCTATGCACTTTTAGATGATGATGAAACCATGAAAAAATTCGATTACAAAGCAACAAACAATGCAGAAAAGAAGTATGATGATAAACCGGATGGATCTAAATCTATGGAAAGGAAACCTGACGGATACCTGAACCGGATTTTAGAAAATGGTCCATCGAATAAAATTCCAAAGTAA
- a CDS encoding rhodanese-like domain-containing protein, whose product MSESSENEKEQILRNISPDVALELFDKIKEDPDFIVLDLRTPKEFTTGYLEGAVNIDFRGENFTEELEKGDKEKKYLIYCGSGVRSAKALAIMEELEYLEVYNILGGIRMWKVNGNPIIKE is encoded by the coding sequence ATGTCAGAATCCTCTGAAAATGAAAAAGAACAGATTTTAAGAAATATCAGTCCGGATGTTGCATTAGAATTATTTGATAAGATTAAGGAGGACCCTGATTTTATTGTGCTCGATCTTAGAACTCCTAAAGAATTCACCACAGGCTATCTTGAGGGTGCGGTGAACATAGATTTTCGTGGCGAAAACTTCACTGAAGAACTGGAAAAAGGGGATAAGGAGAAAAAATATCTTATTTACTGTGGATCAGGTGTTAGATCCGCTAAAGCACTGGCTATAATGGAAGAGTTAGAATACCTTGAAGTTTACAATATCCTGGGTGGCATTAGGATGTGGAAGGTAAATGGTAATCCTATAATTAAAGAATAA